A genome region from Dickeya chrysanthemi NCPPB 402 includes the following:
- the tssM gene encoding type VI secretion system membrane subunit TssM, whose amino-acid sequence MLKIIITFLRQQLPKLKPSWLLLGVVVWVVALVLAWWLGPRLTLGEMRPLQSVWGRVVFTLVWLWLGFAYSAWRVWRRVQQLRAERREQQTIEQDPLQVYVDSQQTFLDRWLQAFQTQLGKKALYAMPWYLAIGLSGSGKSSLIHRANPANKLNPKLDAELREVAGGQQVNSWVGESAVIWDPSGHLLAQPEVGAEPSAGRHARLWQHLLQWLSLNRRRQPLNGLVLTIDLSWLSQASVSERKAYAQVMRARLQEIAVNINTRLPLYVALTRLDMLRGFDVVYRSLNREARQAVLGVTFTPQASHGKGWLEELERFWDEWITSLNNNLPEMLLTQSDNGVRNTLFAFVRQLAGLKDYVTEVLNETLATGDDRAFLVRGVYASSVYQQGVPFDAFAQSASRRYQLPEPINAAMRGESNTFFVQKLFPEVIFPEASLAGENRLHSLYRRRRMSIGITCMVLFGLAMIGSWHHFYRVNEEAGRNVLTKAQAFIGTNELEGQAGYGYQQLPRLNLIRDATLSFGNYHERTPMLADLGLYQGDKIGPYVEGSYLQMLNQRFLPAVMQGLLEDLNQAPAGSEQKLTILRVMRMLDDASGRNKTLVEQFMALRWQKAFPGQGKVQEQLMQHLDYALERTDWHQSREQKDAVAISTFAPFVDPIAAAQRELSKLPMYQRVYQSLVMKATQVLPPDLALRDEVGPTFDSVFSLRNDKAGMVPRLLTYPGFSDFYLKQDKTLLDLTALDAWVLGQRERAHLSEADRKEILRQVNDRYITDYINQWQKALANIDVQPLESPEQALNILTDITGNDQPFQRVLTTVSDNTRIRKLADDENDTAQGINTRIGRPFMTINAALSGRGEQGPLVQEVNQKLTDLYHYLDQIVNATDPGQAALKAVQARQGNKFADPVFALQQYARSLPSPLDRWVGQLAGESASLVTGLAMSSLNQEWLDKVVTPFNDKLADRYPFNPSSDKDVPLSEMERFFAVGGTLDSFYQTNLKSIMDGGMLEGEGASVMQTDLVKQLDRATRIRQTLFNAQGSLEIHFVVEPVELTANKRRSVLNLDGQLLEYSHGRRTKTPLVWPNSMRDGAESKLTLVPDDRERSPRSLSFTGPWAMFRLLTNGQLTQVNDNTFDVRFSLEQGGMTYRVYTDASHNPFAGGLFSQFKLPDSLY is encoded by the coding sequence ATGTTGAAAATAATCATTACCTTTCTGCGGCAACAGCTGCCGAAACTGAAACCGTCCTGGCTGCTGCTGGGGGTGGTGGTATGGGTGGTGGCGCTGGTGCTGGCCTGGTGGCTGGGGCCGCGTCTGACCCTCGGCGAGATGCGTCCGCTGCAAAGCGTGTGGGGCCGCGTGGTGTTCACGCTGGTCTGGCTGTGGCTGGGCTTTGCCTACAGCGCCTGGCGTGTCTGGCGTCGGGTACAGCAACTGCGTGCGGAACGCCGGGAACAGCAGACTATCGAGCAAGACCCCTTGCAGGTATACGTTGATAGCCAGCAAACCTTTCTGGACCGTTGGCTACAGGCGTTTCAAACCCAGCTCGGCAAAAAGGCGCTGTACGCCATGCCCTGGTATCTGGCGATCGGCCTGTCCGGCAGCGGCAAAAGCAGCCTGATCCATCGTGCTAACCCGGCCAATAAGCTCAACCCGAAACTGGATGCGGAGTTGCGTGAAGTCGCTGGCGGCCAGCAGGTGAACAGTTGGGTCGGTGAATCGGCGGTGATCTGGGATCCGAGTGGTCACTTGCTGGCGCAACCGGAAGTCGGCGCAGAGCCGTCGGCCGGGCGTCACGCCCGCCTGTGGCAGCATTTGTTACAGTGGTTGAGCCTTAACCGCCGTCGCCAGCCGCTGAACGGACTGGTGCTGACTATCGATCTCTCCTGGCTGTCGCAGGCCAGCGTGTCAGAGCGCAAGGCCTATGCGCAGGTGATGCGCGCCCGCCTGCAGGAGATTGCGGTCAATATCAATACCCGCCTGCCGCTGTATGTGGCGCTGACCCGTCTGGATATGCTGCGTGGTTTTGACGTGGTGTACCGGTCGCTGAACCGGGAGGCACGTCAGGCGGTGTTGGGGGTGACGTTTACCCCGCAGGCCAGCCACGGCAAAGGCTGGCTGGAGGAGCTGGAGCGCTTCTGGGATGAGTGGATCACCAGCCTCAACAATAATTTGCCGGAAATGCTGCTGACGCAGTCGGACAACGGCGTGCGCAATACGCTGTTCGCCTTCGTGCGCCAACTGGCCGGGCTGAAGGATTACGTAACGGAAGTGTTGAACGAAACACTGGCGACCGGCGACGACCGTGCATTTCTGGTACGCGGCGTTTACGCCAGTTCGGTGTACCAGCAGGGCGTGCCGTTTGATGCCTTCGCTCAGTCCGCTTCCCGCCGTTACCAATTGCCGGAGCCGATTAATGCGGCGATGCGCGGTGAATCCAATACCTTCTTTGTACAGAAATTGTTCCCGGAGGTGATTTTCCCGGAGGCCAGTCTGGCGGGGGAAAACCGGCTGCACAGCCTCTATCGCCGTCGCCGCATGAGCATCGGTATTACCTGCATGGTGCTGTTTGGGCTGGCGATGATCGGCAGTTGGCACCATTTCTACCGGGTCAACGAAGAAGCCGGTCGTAATGTGCTGACCAAGGCGCAGGCGTTCATCGGCACCAACGAGCTGGAAGGGCAGGCAGGCTACGGTTACCAGCAACTGCCGCGCCTGAACCTGATCCGCGACGCCACCCTGTCGTTCGGCAACTACCATGAACGTACGCCGATGCTGGCGGATCTTGGCTTGTATCAGGGCGATAAGATCGGTCCTTACGTGGAAGGTTCCTACCTGCAAATGCTTAACCAGCGCTTCTTGCCGGCGGTGATGCAGGGGCTACTGGAAGACCTGAATCAGGCGCCGGCCGGCAGCGAGCAAAAACTCACGATTTTGCGGGTGATGCGGATGCTGGACGACGCCTCCGGGCGTAACAAGACGCTGGTGGAGCAGTTTATGGCGCTGCGCTGGCAGAAGGCGTTCCCCGGTCAGGGCAAGGTGCAGGAACAGTTGATGCAGCATCTGGATTACGCGCTGGAGAGGACCGACTGGCACCAGTCCCGCGAGCAGAAAGACGCGGTGGCGATTTCGACCTTCGCGCCGTTCGTCGACCCGATCGCCGCCGCCCAACGCGAGCTGAGCAAGCTGCCGATGTACCAGCGCGTCTACCAGAGTCTGGTGATGAAGGCGACGCAGGTGCTGCCGCCGGATTTGGCTCTCCGCGACGAGGTGGGACCGACGTTTGACTCGGTATTCTCGCTGCGTAACGACAAGGCGGGCATGGTGCCGCGGCTGCTGACCTATCCCGGCTTCAGCGATTTCTACCTCAAGCAGGATAAGACGCTGCTGGACCTGACCGCGCTGGATGCCTGGGTGCTGGGCCAGCGTGAGCGTGCGCACCTGAGCGAGGCCGACCGTAAGGAAATTCTGCGTCAGGTGAACGATCGCTACATCACCGACTACATCAACCAGTGGCAAAAAGCGCTGGCGAATATTGATGTGCAGCCGTTGGAAAGCCCGGAGCAGGCGCTGAACATTCTGACCGACATTACCGGTAATGATCAGCCGTTTCAGCGGGTGTTGACCACGGTGAGCGACAACACCCGCATCCGCAAACTGGCGGATGACGAGAACGACACCGCGCAGGGCATCAATACCCGTATCGGTCGTCCGTTCATGACGATTAACGCCGCGCTGAGCGGTCGGGGTGAACAGGGGCCGCTGGTGCAGGAGGTCAATCAGAAGCTGACCGATCTCTACCACTATCTCGATCAGATTGTGAATGCGACGGATCCGGGACAGGCGGCGTTGAAAGCGGTGCAGGCGCGTCAGGGCAACAAGTTCGCCGACCCGGTGTTCGCGTTGCAGCAGTATGCGCGCAGCCTGCCGTCGCCGCTCGATCGCTGGGTCGGCCAACTGGCGGGAGAAAGCGCCAGTCTGGTGACCGGTCTTGCCATGTCTTCACTCAATCAGGAGTGGCTGGACAAAGTGGTGACGCCGTTCAACGACAAACTGGCCGATCGCTACCCGTTCAACCCGTCTTCCGACAAGGATGTGCCGTTGTCCGAGATGGAGCGCTTCTTTGCCGTCGGCGGGACATTGGACAGCTTCTACCAGACCAACCTCAAATCCATTATGGACGGCGGGATGCTGGAAGGGGAAGGCGCGTCGGTAATGCAAACCGATCTGGTGAAACAGCTCGATCGCGCCACCCGTATCCGCCAGACGCTGTTTAACGCACAAGGCAGTCTGGAAATCCACTTTGTGGTGGAGCCGGTGGAACTGACCGCCAACAAACGCCGCAGCGTGCTGAACCTGGACGGCCAGTTGCTGGAGTACAGCCACGGACGCCGCACTAAGACGCCGCTGGTGTGGCCGAACAGTATGCGTGACGGCGCCGAAAGCAAGCTGACGCTGGTGCCGGATGACCGTGAACGCTCGCCGCGCAGCCTGAGCTTCACCGGCCCGTGGGCGATGTTCCGCCTGTTGACCAACGGCCAACTGACGCAGGTCAACGACAATACCTTCGACGTGCGTTTCTCGCTGGAACAAGGCGGCATGACCTATCGCGTTTATACCGACGCCAGCCACAACCCGTTTGCCGGTGGCCTGTTTAGCCAGTTCAAACTGCCTGATTCTCTCTATTAA
- the tssA gene encoding type VI secretion system protein TssA, whose product MHTHPWCKRLLTTLPDDALRAAVAADDPLWEQVETELVKLGSLAHSQVDLNAVAGQCLTLLESRTKDMRVLVQLLRCLQHPAKATPFATALMLLDSWLEAYWTTAFPASPVQKQKLMVQIIRRFEGVLPRMTENASGAELHQLHQLAEQLASRWSGLATDKADLTDELVAALHRARQRHQAQEKANQAAEPASGGQGGTAGNAAASGGNGSAAGTAASAAATVDINSSDDRSWKQTQLTVATLLVERQPEAPVGYRLRRNAIWAGITTPPMAARGNKTQLAPVSPDRVDEYHSALGQADLALWNKIEQSLTLAPYWFDGHMLSATVATRLGHGAVASAIADELSAFLARLPELRELSFSDGSAFLSAKCVQWLQSAQPGRGGGGIQRQDDLAAEAAACCAEQGLSAALSLLDERIRRLKEPRERFLAELVLADLLAEEGMKALAAQHYQHLWQESERLGLMQWEPGMVSRLERLGASRRK is encoded by the coding sequence ATGCATACACACCCCTGGTGTAAGCGACTGTTGACGACCCTGCCCGACGATGCGTTGCGGGCGGCGGTGGCGGCGGATGATCCGCTGTGGGAGCAGGTGGAAACCGAACTGGTCAAGCTGGGGTCGCTGGCGCACAGCCAGGTGGACCTTAATGCGGTCGCCGGTCAGTGCCTGACGCTGCTGGAAAGCCGCACCAAAGACATGCGGGTGCTGGTGCAGTTACTGCGCTGTCTGCAGCACCCGGCCAAGGCCACCCCGTTCGCCACCGCACTCATGCTGCTCGACAGCTGGCTGGAGGCTTACTGGACGACGGCGTTTCCCGCCAGTCCGGTACAAAAACAGAAACTGATGGTGCAGATCATCCGCCGTTTTGAGGGCGTGCTGCCGCGCATGACGGAGAATGCCTCCGGGGCGGAGCTGCATCAGTTGCATCAACTGGCGGAACAGCTGGCGTCGCGCTGGAGCGGGCTGGCTACCGACAAAGCGGACCTGACCGACGAACTGGTCGCGGCGCTTCACCGCGCCCGGCAACGTCATCAGGCGCAGGAGAAAGCCAATCAGGCGGCGGAACCCGCGTCTGGCGGGCAGGGCGGAACGGCCGGCAACGCTGCTGCTAGCGGCGGCAATGGCAGCGCCGCCGGGACCGCCGCCAGCGCGGCCGCGACGGTCGATATCAACAGTTCGGACGATCGTAGCTGGAAGCAGACGCAACTTACCGTAGCGACGTTGCTGGTAGAACGCCAGCCGGAAGCGCCGGTGGGATATCGCCTGCGCCGCAATGCTATCTGGGCGGGTATTACCACCCCACCGATGGCGGCGAGAGGTAATAAAACCCAGTTAGCGCCGGTATCGCCTGACCGGGTGGATGAATACCACAGCGCGCTTGGACAGGCGGATCTGGCGCTGTGGAACAAGATTGAACAGAGCCTGACGCTGGCACCGTACTGGTTTGACGGCCACATGCTGTCAGCGACGGTAGCGACCCGGCTGGGGCATGGCGCTGTCGCCAGCGCCATCGCCGATGAACTGTCGGCGTTTCTGGCCCGGCTGCCGGAATTACGCGAGCTGTCGTTTAGCGATGGGTCGGCGTTTCTGTCGGCCAAATGCGTCCAGTGGCTGCAATCCGCGCAGCCAGGGCGTGGTGGCGGTGGTATTCAGCGACAGGATGATTTGGCGGCTGAGGCGGCGGCGTGCTGCGCCGAGCAAGGGCTGAGCGCTGCGCTGTCGCTGCTGGATGAACGTATTCGACGGTTGAAAGAACCGCGCGAGCGTTTTTTGGCCGAGCTGGTATTGGCGGATTTACTGGCGGAAGAAGGCATGAAAGCACTGGCGGCACAGCATTATCAGCACCTGTGGCAGGAAAGCGAGCGACTGGGCCTGATGCAGTGGGAACCGGGAATGGTCAGCCGACTGGAGCGGCTGGGCGCGTCCCGCAGGAAATAA
- the vasI gene encoding type VI secretion system-associated protein VasI gives MMLTMVPLLMAAVGSPDPVWQSLWEQCRNETSPQVRLACYDALGRETERASALPPETNKSGAGENAFRLNREAANGDITLTRTLADGNTLVISCASSITHLRLTLSQPWPGDNITSQLDGASAPDNWFVRNRGTLLEFGRGLPAIDALKRWVGHHELVLNGEQDHVLRIDLTGLGEALAPLRQQCRW, from the coding sequence ATGATGCTGACGATGGTGCCGCTGCTGATGGCGGCAGTCGGTTCGCCCGACCCGGTCTGGCAATCACTGTGGGAACAGTGCCGCAATGAGACGTCGCCGCAGGTGCGCCTGGCCTGTTACGACGCGCTCGGGCGCGAGACGGAACGCGCGAGCGCCTTGCCGCCCGAGACAAATAAAAGCGGCGCGGGGGAGAACGCGTTTCGTCTCAACCGCGAGGCGGCTAATGGCGATATCACCCTGACCAGGACGCTGGCGGACGGCAACACGCTGGTGATCAGCTGCGCCAGCAGCATTACCCATCTGCGGCTGACGCTCAGCCAGCCGTGGCCGGGCGACAACATCACCTCCCAGCTTGACGGCGCCAGCGCGCCGGATAACTGGTTTGTGCGTAACCGCGGCACCTTGCTGGAGTTTGGCCGCGGCCTGCCCGCTATCGACGCGCTCAAGCGCTGGGTCGGCCACCATGAGCTGGTGCTGAATGGCGAGCAGGATCACGTGTTGCGCATCGATCTCACCGGGCTGGGCGAGGCGCTGGCGCCGTTGCGTCAGCAGTGCCGCTGGTAG
- a CDS encoding sigma-54 interaction domain-containing protein, with the protein MQSALDLALSLTRHRDEAGLCDWLLGTLRTAWQPQGALLGMVDVSGRQLMCSGWVHRTPLSLSLSVDDFSHPLAYVLLKNQVRSWTSLYGGARIEHEGFRQLLADAGTACGLFAMPLQADSGRPLAVLALLDTPERLQALGRHGDCAQLAQIFCSQLALIRELGRSQREQTALRDSLRQMKDEGALRQGREKRVAEGLIGQSVAARQLQQQICQAAGHRLAVLIHGETGVGKEVVARLLHQCSERADRPFIAINCAAIPENLIESELFGYEKGAFSGAQSNKVGLVAQANGGTLFLDEVGDMPPLMQAKLLRVLETHSFRPLGAGQESHSDFRLIAATHQPLEQRVAEGQFRQDLYHRLCQCLVQVAPLRDRPDDISLLCEHFIVQFAQQQQKPLGPLHRTFLRQLVGYDFPGNVRELKNLLEVACAQTPAGEPIRLESLPPELHERVCEGTAADSDAFHHIQDLRIATQQYEAAVIAARLQQFQGNRLLVAESLNIPKRTLDHKCQKLEVN; encoded by the coding sequence ATGCAATCTGCCCTCGACCTGGCGCTCTCGCTGACCCGGCACCGGGATGAAGCCGGCCTGTGTGACTGGCTGCTCGGCACGCTGCGTACTGCATGGCAGCCGCAGGGGGCGCTGCTGGGTATGGTAGATGTCAGCGGGCGTCAGTTGATGTGCAGCGGTTGGGTGCATCGCACGCCGCTGTCGCTGTCGCTCAGCGTGGATGATTTCAGTCATCCGCTGGCCTATGTGTTGCTTAAAAATCAGGTTCGCAGTTGGACATCGCTGTACGGCGGCGCCCGTATTGAACACGAGGGTTTTCGTCAGTTGCTGGCCGATGCCGGCACGGCTTGCGGCTTGTTCGCTATGCCGTTGCAGGCGGACAGCGGCCGACCGCTGGCGGTATTGGCGTTGTTGGATACGCCGGAACGATTACAGGCGCTCGGGCGGCATGGCGACTGCGCGCAACTGGCGCAGATATTTTGCAGCCAGCTGGCGTTGATCCGCGAGCTGGGGCGCAGCCAACGCGAGCAGACCGCGCTGCGCGATTCGTTGCGCCAGATGAAAGACGAAGGCGCGCTGCGGCAGGGACGGGAAAAACGGGTGGCCGAAGGGTTGATCGGGCAGTCTGTCGCGGCGCGGCAGCTACAGCAGCAGATTTGCCAGGCGGCCGGCCATCGTCTGGCGGTGCTGATCCACGGTGAAACCGGTGTGGGCAAAGAGGTGGTGGCCCGGCTGTTGCACCAGTGCTCCGAACGCGCCGACCGGCCGTTCATCGCCATTAACTGCGCCGCCATTCCGGAAAATCTGATTGAAAGCGAGCTGTTCGGCTATGAGAAAGGCGCGTTTTCCGGTGCGCAGAGCAATAAGGTCGGGCTGGTGGCGCAGGCCAACGGCGGCACGCTGTTTTTAGATGAAGTGGGCGACATGCCGCCGTTGATGCAGGCGAAACTGCTGCGGGTGTTGGAAACGCACAGCTTTCGCCCGTTGGGCGCCGGTCAAGAGAGTCATTCTGATTTCCGGTTGATCGCCGCCACGCATCAACCGCTGGAACAGCGGGTGGCGGAAGGCCAGTTCCGTCAGGATCTCTATCACCGTCTGTGCCAGTGTCTGGTGCAGGTAGCGCCGCTGCGCGATCGCCCGGACGACATCAGCCTGCTTTGCGAGCACTTTATCGTGCAATTCGCCCAGCAACAGCAGAAACCGCTGGGGCCGTTGCACCGCACGTTTCTCAGGCAACTGGTGGGGTATGACTTCCCCGGTAATGTGCGTGAGCTGAAGAACTTGCTGGAAGTGGCGTGCGCGCAAACGCCGGCAGGCGAGCCGATTCGTCTGGAGTCGTTGCCGCCGGAATTGCATGAACGGGTCTGTGAGGGAACTGCCGCCGATAGCGACGCGTTCCACCATATTCAGGATCTGCGCATTGCCACCCAGCAGTATGAAGCCGCGGTGATTGCGGCGCGTCTGCAGCAGTTTCAGGGTAACCGGTTACTGGTAGCGGAAAGCCTGAATATTCCTAAACGAACCCTGGATCACAAGTGCCAGAAACTGGAGGTGAACTGA
- the tssH gene encoding type VI secretion system ATPase TssH: protein MIRIELPILVERLNPLCRHMMEEAAALCIQHQGAEIRIEHLLLKMLETPLCDVRLILKRAGVEADELAALLQPNAADKGFESGYPSFSPLLVEWLQDSWLLASAELQHARLRSGVLLLVLLMTPTRYLSATVTRQLAQINRELLRQQFDEWVKDSAETEVVTAAGVTSEQAASATTQLSRYTQNVTESARQGKLDPVLCRDHEIDLMIDILSRRRKNNPIVVGEAGVGKSALIEGLALRIVAGLVPERLRDVELLTLDLGAMQAGASVKGEFEKRFKGVMQEVKAAPKPIVLFIDEAHTLIGAGNQAGGLDVSNLLKPALARGELRTIAATTWSEYKKYVEKDAALSRRFQLVKVGEPNVEEATVILRGLRSIYEQSHGVLIDEEALQAAANLSARYISGRQLPDKAIDVLDTACARVAINLTTPPRAVSQLQTRLHQQALEIAQLERQGRIGLGDTAERLATLRDARETDAATLAQLEADWQRQKTLVQQIVTLRTALLADEPAEDFDAAAAAADLADSERALAELQQPSVLVSPHVDKTQIASVIAEWTGVPLNRISQGELDVVTRLPDYLGDSIKGQQLAIAQLHKHLLTARADLRRPGRPLGAFLLVGPSGVGKTETVVQIADLMFGGRHYLTTINMSEYQEKHTVSRLIGSPPGYVGFGEGGVLTEAIRQKPYSVVLLDEVEKAHPDVLNLFYQAFDKGELADGEGRLIDCRNVVFFLTSNLGFQTIVNFAERQSELLDALYPELAAFFKPALLARMEVIPYLPLDHDTLVEIVQGKLSRLVTLLQQRFGAEVVIDDAVPEEILRLANRSENGARMLESVIDGALLPPVSLQLLQRLSAGQPVSRIHFRVEDGQFRSEVEG, encoded by the coding sequence GTGATTCGAATCGAACTGCCGATCCTGGTTGAGCGACTCAACCCGCTGTGCCGCCACATGATGGAAGAAGCGGCGGCGCTGTGTATTCAGCATCAGGGCGCGGAGATCCGCATTGAGCACCTGTTGCTGAAAATGCTGGAAACGCCGTTGTGCGACGTGCGCTTGATCCTCAAACGCGCCGGGGTAGAGGCCGACGAACTGGCGGCCCTGTTGCAGCCCAATGCGGCGGATAAAGGCTTTGAGTCAGGCTATCCCTCGTTTTCGCCGTTGCTGGTGGAGTGGTTACAGGACAGCTGGCTGCTGGCCTCGGCCGAGCTTCAACACGCCCGTCTGCGCAGCGGCGTGCTGCTGCTGGTGTTGCTGATGACGCCGACGCGTTATCTGTCGGCCACGGTAACCCGCCAACTGGCGCAAATTAACCGCGAGCTGCTGCGCCAGCAGTTTGACGAGTGGGTGAAAGACTCGGCGGAAACCGAGGTGGTGACTGCCGCCGGCGTGACGTCGGAGCAAGCTGCGAGTGCGACCACCCAGCTCTCCCGCTATACCCAGAATGTTACCGAATCGGCCCGACAGGGCAAGCTGGACCCGGTGTTGTGCCGTGATCACGAAATCGACCTGATGATCGATATCCTCTCGCGCCGTCGTAAAAACAACCCGATCGTGGTCGGCGAAGCCGGGGTGGGGAAAAGCGCGCTGATTGAAGGACTGGCGCTGCGCATCGTCGCGGGTCTGGTGCCGGAGCGGCTGCGCGACGTGGAACTGCTGACGCTGGATTTGGGCGCGATGCAGGCCGGCGCGTCGGTGAAAGGTGAGTTCGAAAAGCGTTTCAAGGGCGTGATGCAGGAAGTCAAAGCGGCACCGAAGCCGATTGTGCTGTTCATCGACGAGGCGCACACACTGATTGGCGCCGGTAATCAGGCCGGCGGGCTGGATGTGTCCAACCTGCTGAAACCGGCGCTGGCGCGTGGCGAGCTGCGCACTATCGCCGCCACCACCTGGAGCGAGTACAAAAAATACGTGGAAAAAGACGCCGCGCTGTCGCGCCGTTTCCAACTGGTGAAAGTCGGCGAACCGAACGTCGAGGAAGCGACGGTGATTCTGCGTGGGCTGCGCAGCATTTACGAACAGTCGCATGGCGTGTTGATCGACGAAGAGGCGTTGCAGGCGGCGGCCAATCTGTCTGCCCGTTATATCTCCGGCCGCCAGTTGCCGGATAAAGCTATCGACGTGCTGGACACCGCCTGTGCGCGTGTCGCCATCAATCTGACCACGCCGCCGCGCGCGGTCAGCCAGTTACAAACCCGCCTGCATCAGCAGGCGCTGGAAATCGCCCAGTTGGAACGTCAGGGCCGCATTGGGTTGGGTGATACCGCGGAGCGGCTGGCGACGCTGCGTGACGCCCGCGAAACCGACGCCGCGACGCTGGCGCAACTGGAAGCTGACTGGCAGCGGCAAAAAACGCTGGTGCAACAGATCGTCACGCTGCGCACGGCGCTGCTGGCCGATGAACCGGCGGAAGATTTCGATGCCGCCGCCGCGGCCGCCGATCTGGCCGACAGCGAACGGGCGTTGGCGGAACTGCAACAGCCGTCAGTGCTGGTGTCACCGCATGTGGATAAAACCCAGATTGCCTCGGTGATTGCGGAGTGGACCGGTGTGCCGCTAAACCGCATTTCCCAGGGCGAGCTGGACGTGGTGACCCGCCTGCCGGATTACCTCGGCGACAGCATCAAAGGGCAGCAACTGGCGATCGCCCAGTTGCACAAGCACCTGCTGACCGCCCGCGCCGACCTGCGCCGTCCCGGCCGACCGCTGGGGGCCTTTTTGCTGGTGGGGCCGAGTGGGGTCGGTAAAACCGAAACCGTGGTGCAGATTGCCGATCTGATGTTCGGCGGCCGTCATTATCTCACCACCATCAATATGTCCGAATACCAGGAGAAGCACACGGTTTCCCGCCTGATCGGCTCGCCGCCGGGGTATGTAGGCTTTGGCGAAGGCGGGGTGCTGACCGAAGCGATTCGCCAGAAACCCTATTCGGTGGTGCTGCTGGATGAAGTGGAAAAAGCCCACCCGGATGTCCTCAACCTGTTCTATCAGGCGTTTGATAAAGGTGAACTGGCCGATGGCGAAGGGCGGCTGATCGACTGTCGTAACGTGGTGTTCTTCCTGACCTCCAACCTCGGGTTCCAGACGATTGTCAATTTTGCGGAGCGGCAAAGCGAACTGCTGGATGCGCTCTACCCGGAACTGGCGGCGTTCTTCAAACCGGCGTTGCTGGCGCGCATGGAAGTGATCCCCTACCTGCCGCTGGATCACGACACGCTGGTCGAGATCGTACAGGGCAAGCTGTCCCGTCTGGTGACGTTGCTGCAACAGCGCTTTGGTGCCGAAGTGGTCATCGACGATGCGGTGCCGGAAGAAATTCTGCGTTTGGCCAACCGCAGCGAGAACGGCGCGCGCATGTTGGAGTCGGTGATCGACGGCGCGCTGTTGCCGCCGGTGTCGTTGCAGTTGCTGCAACGCCTGTCGGCCGGCCAGCCGGTCAGCCGTATTCATTTCCGGGTGGAAGACGGCCAGTTCCGGTCCGAGGTGGAGGGCTGA
- the icmH gene encoding type IVB secretion system protein IcmH/DotU → MSTDIIKNDQLGDLLYDNARQLDMDSDYWFRLRGQSINPMIDAVTPLLGMVERVRQLSEYGGVAELYQRVQSEIQAIEQELHSHGYENGVILSFRYILCTFIDEAVMGREWGGQSVWSAHSLLTRFHNETWGGEKVFVLLEKLLDDPVRYRDILEFIYLCLCLGFEGRYRVMTQGREELDRVVRRLHDTLRPEPEHPPTVFHLNLGQQSSRYHLRKQISLRALFLSLCVVMAVAFGLYHYQLTNQTQDVLRQLGELLQ, encoded by the coding sequence GTGAGTACCGACATCATTAAAAATGACCAGTTAGGCGACCTGTTGTATGACAACGCCCGACAACTGGATATGGATTCCGATTACTGGTTCCGCCTGCGCGGGCAGAGCATCAACCCGATGATCGACGCCGTTACCCCGCTGCTGGGCATGGTGGAGCGGGTGCGCCAGCTGTCTGAATACGGCGGTGTGGCGGAGTTGTATCAGCGCGTGCAGTCCGAAATTCAGGCCATCGAGCAGGAACTGCATTCCCACGGCTACGAAAACGGCGTGATCCTGTCGTTCCGCTACATCCTGTGCACCTTCATTGACGAAGCGGTGATGGGGCGGGAGTGGGGCGGCCAGAGCGTGTGGTCGGCCCATTCGCTGCTCACCCGTTTTCACAATGAAACCTGGGGTGGCGAGAAGGTATTCGTGCTGCTGGAAAAACTGCTGGATGACCCGGTGCGCTATCGCGACATTCTGGAATTTATCTACCTGTGCTTGTGCCTCGGTTTCGAAGGGCGCTACCGGGTGATGACGCAAGGGCGCGAAGAACTGGATCGGGTGGTGCGCCGCCTGCACGACACCCTGCGCCCGGAGCCGGAACATCCGCCGACGGTGTTCCACCTCAATCTGGGGCAGCAGTCTTCCCGCTACCACCTGCGTAAACAGATTTCGCTGCGCGCCTTGTTTCTCAGCCTGTGCGTGGTGATGGCGGTGGCGTTTGGCCTGTATCACTACCAGCTAACCAACCAGACCCAGGACGTGCTGCGTCAACTGGGCGAATTATTACAATAA